One genomic window of Luteitalea pratensis includes the following:
- the nusB gene encoding transcription antitermination factor NusB, with translation MTRDPQQLRHARESALQMLYGWELSGDALPEAIAGVRDLQLRPPVAERDTLAVSLAQGTARMLDRIDPLIGEAATNWRLERLAIIDRLVLRLAVYELLERSDVPPAVVINEAIELARTFSGPDAVRFVNGVLDAIRKRLEKERAPGSGNREPGTPPVSR, from the coding sequence GTGACGCGCGACCCGCAACAGCTCCGGCACGCCCGCGAGAGCGCGCTGCAGATGCTCTACGGCTGGGAGCTGAGCGGCGACGCGCTGCCGGAGGCCATCGCCGGCGTTCGCGACCTGCAATTGCGTCCGCCGGTCGCCGAGCGCGACACCCTGGCCGTCTCGCTCGCGCAGGGCACGGCGCGGATGCTGGATCGCATCGACCCGTTGATTGGCGAGGCCGCCACCAACTGGCGCCTCGAGCGTCTCGCGATCATCGACCGTCTCGTCCTCAGGCTGGCGGTGTACGAGTTGCTCGAGCGGTCGGACGTCCCGCCTGCGGTGGTGATCAACGAGGCCATCGAACTCGCGCGGACGTTCAGCGGACCCGATGCGGTCCGGTTCGTCAACGGCGTCCTCGATGCCATCCGGAAGCGGCTCGAAAAGGAACGGGCACCGGGTTCCGGGAACCGGGAACCAGGCACACCGCCTGTCTCGCGCTGA
- the ribH gene encoding 6,7-dimethyl-8-ribityllumazine synthase, whose product MSRPASVSPVPQAPGLRVALVVSTYHDDITERLATGALEALAAAGVSSSDIERLDVPGAYEIPFGARTAATSGRIDAVVCLGCLIKGETPHFDYIASAVSHGIMQASLSQGTPMAFGVLTVNSLEEAEARVPAGPGNKGHEAAVAVVTMAKLAREWQPRGPGQGSEG is encoded by the coding sequence GTGTCCCGTCCCGCCTCCGTCTCGCCGGTCCCGCAGGCTCCGGGCCTCCGTGTTGCGCTCGTCGTGTCCACCTATCACGACGACATCACGGAGCGTCTTGCCACCGGTGCCCTCGAGGCGCTTGCCGCGGCGGGGGTCTCGTCGTCGGACATCGAGCGGCTCGACGTGCCCGGCGCGTACGAAATCCCCTTTGGCGCACGCACCGCCGCCACGTCGGGGCGCATCGATGCCGTAGTCTGCCTCGGGTGTCTCATCAAGGGCGAGACGCCGCATTTCGATTACATCGCCTCGGCCGTATCGCACGGCATCATGCAGGCGTCCCTCTCGCAGGGCACGCCGATGGCATTCGGCGTGCTGACCGTCAACAGCCTGGAGGAGGCGGAGGCGCGCGTACCGGCCGGGCCCGGCAACAAGGGCCACGAGGCCGCGGTGGCAGTGGTGACGATGGCGAAATTGGCCAGGGAGTGGCAGCCCCGCGGCCCCGGACAGGGGAGCGAGGGGTGA
- a CDS encoding enoyl-CoA hydratase/isomerase family protein, whose amino-acid sequence MSDQYLDLSGTDAVRVLTITRPEKLNALNRATMAALHARLDALAGDPALRVLIITGAGPKAFIAGADISEFEGLTSDAATRYAREGQAVLDRLESLPVPTIAAINGYALGGGCELALACTFRLMADTARLGLPETSLGLIPGFGGTQRLARAIGRQQALELILTGRQVAADEAVRLGIALRAVPAAQLLDQAQALAAQLASRAPLALRYAREAIAEGLDRPLVDGLAVEARLFGLAAATGDMAEGVRAFLEKRQASFTGR is encoded by the coding sequence ATGAGCGACCAGTACCTGGACCTGTCGGGCACGGATGCGGTGCGCGTGTTGACGATCACGCGTCCCGAGAAACTGAATGCGCTGAACCGGGCGACCATGGCCGCCTTGCATGCGCGTCTCGACGCCCTTGCCGGCGATCCCGCGCTGCGCGTGCTGATCATCACCGGCGCGGGCCCGAAGGCCTTCATCGCCGGGGCCGATATCTCGGAGTTCGAGGGCCTGACATCGGACGCGGCGACGCGGTATGCCCGTGAAGGCCAGGCCGTGCTCGATCGTCTCGAGTCACTGCCGGTGCCGACGATCGCGGCCATCAACGGCTATGCGCTCGGCGGCGGCTGCGAACTCGCGCTGGCCTGCACGTTCCGGCTGATGGCCGACACGGCGCGCCTCGGGCTGCCCGAGACGTCGCTCGGGCTCATCCCGGGGTTCGGCGGCACCCAGCGCCTCGCCCGGGCCATTGGCCGCCAGCAGGCGCTCGAACTGATTCTTACCGGCCGGCAGGTCGCCGCCGACGAGGCCGTCCGCCTCGGGATCGCCCTACGTGCCGTTCCGGCGGCGCAACTGCTCGACCAAGCCCAGGCACTGGCCGCACAACTGGCGAGTCGAGCGCCGCTCGCCCTCCGCTATGCGCGCGAGGCGATCGCCGAGGGCCTGGATCGGCCACTGGTCGACGGCCTCGCAGTGGAGGCCCGCCTTTTCGGTCTGGCCGCGGCCACCGGCGACATGGCCGAGGGCGTGCGCGCCTTCCTCGAGAAGCGGCAGGCTTCCTTTACCGGTCGATAG
- a CDS encoding VanZ family protein: protein MTPTQRTVLGWGPAILWFALIFVLSSQPSLPSPSHISDKQAHALTYGVLAVLCLMGLTGWNWRRVAGAGLLGAFVIAVLYGVSDEFHQSFVPGRTPDAADVLADGVGAALALTVAWGWAILVGRRCSIPRS, encoded by the coding sequence GTGACGCCGACCCAGCGCACCGTGCTCGGCTGGGGGCCGGCGATCCTGTGGTTTGCCTTGATCTTCGTCCTCTCGTCACAGCCGTCGCTGCCGAGCCCGAGCCACATCAGCGACAAGCAAGCGCACGCGTTGACGTACGGGGTGCTCGCGGTGCTTTGCCTGATGGGGCTCACCGGCTGGAACTGGCGCCGCGTCGCCGGCGCGGGTCTGCTCGGCGCCTTCGTCATCGCGGTGCTCTATGGGGTCTCCGACGAATTTCACCAATCGTTCGTGCCCGGCCGGACACCGGACGCGGCCGACGTCCTGGCCGACGGCGTGGGCGCCGCGCTCGCCCTGACCGTCGCGTGGGGGTGGGCTATACTCGTCGGCAGGCGTTGCTCGATCCCGCGCTCCTGA
- a CDS encoding DUF6677 family protein, with protein MPARPASVPLPAVPPLALCAIGWLVPGAAHLWLGRRDKGLIFLVVLVALFAAGLWLDGRIFPIEPREPLVALAALANIGMGLPYFVAWALGLGAGNVVAVSYEYANTYLIVAGLLNALVVLDAYDIAVGRKP; from the coding sequence ATGCCTGCTCGACCCGCTTCCGTGCCCTTGCCCGCGGTCCCGCCCCTCGCGCTCTGTGCGATTGGCTGGCTCGTGCCCGGCGCGGCGCACCTGTGGCTGGGCCGACGCGACAAGGGGCTCATCTTCCTCGTGGTGCTGGTGGCACTGTTTGCCGCCGGCCTCTGGCTCGATGGCCGCATCTTCCCGATCGAGCCGCGCGAGCCACTCGTGGCGCTCGCGGCGCTGGCCAACATCGGCATGGGCCTGCCCTACTTCGTGGCCTGGGCGCTCGGGCTCGGCGCCGGCAACGTCGTCGCGGTCAGCTACGAATACGCCAATACCTACCTGATCGTCGCGGGCCTGCTGAACGCGCTGGTCGTGCTCGACGCCTACGACATCGCGGTCGGACGCAAGCCCTGA
- a CDS encoding DUF2085 domain-containing protein, whose translation MTGARRSQVLSAGLTAAALGWALLIVVAPAWAGHGAGVDRDPRATVAALVRVAGARVCHQRPDRSFHLSGRSMPVCGRCAGLYLSGAFGLLAVAIGGRPRQAVQGGKMPSWYPDRLDPRAVSLAIAAIPTAATWLSEVAGLWNPGTPLRALAALPLGMTAGWLMGRALER comes from the coding sequence GTGACCGGCGCGCGGCGGTCGCAGGTGCTGAGTGCAGGGCTGACGGCAGCGGCGCTCGGCTGGGCGCTGCTGATCGTCGTGGCCCCGGCGTGGGCCGGACACGGAGCGGGCGTCGACCGTGACCCGCGCGCGACCGTGGCTGCGTTGGTGCGGGTTGCCGGTGCGCGCGTGTGCCATCAGCGGCCGGATCGCTCCTTTCATCTCTCCGGACGGTCCATGCCGGTGTGCGGACGCTGCGCCGGGCTCTACCTGTCGGGAGCCTTTGGCCTGCTGGCGGTGGCCATCGGAGGTCGCCCGCGCCAGGCAGTCCAGGGCGGCAAGATGCCTTCGTGGTATCCGGATCGCCTCGATCCTCGCGCGGTGAGTCTGGCGATCGCCGCCATTCCGACGGCGGCCACCTGGCTGTCCGAGGTCGCCGGCCTCTGGAACCCCGGTACGCCGCTGCGGGCGCTTGCGGCGCTTCCACTCGGCATGACCGCGGGTTGGCTCATGGGCCGCGCACTCGAACGCTGA